Below is a genomic region from Mesorhizobium sp. NZP2298.
GAAGCAGAAATTGCTGCGCTGGAATTTCGACAGCACCAGGAAGAACTTTTATCGCGGCTGGTTCCCACTCCAGCCGGCAGCCGTATCCTACAAGGAAGGCATCGACTTGGGACCGGATATTGCCGATGCGGCGCGCGTCCCGGCCGCCGACGATCCGCTGTGCGAGCTGACACCCTTGCCGGCCGAAGGCACCTTGCCCGGCTGGCGCACGGCCGCGGCGGATTACTATCGTGCGGTGGAGAGGGTCGGCAACGCGCTGATGCGGTCGATAGCGCGCGGGCTTGGCCTGCCGGAAACGATCTTCGATCCGTATTTCGAGAACGGCATCTCGACGCTTCGCCTGATCCGTTATCCCTTGCGGGACGCCACCGCCGGCATCGACACCAGCGGCCCGGAGTTCTCGGTGGTTCACAAGGGAGAGATCCGCACCATCATCGGCCGCGAACATGCCGATTCCGGTTTCGTCACCTTGCTGGCGCAGGATGGCGTCGAAGGCTTGCAGGCAAAAAACCGCGCCGGCGAATGGATCGACGTGCCGCCGGCCAATGGCACGCTGGCGGTCAATTTCGGCCAGTTGCTGGAACGCTGGACCGGCGGTCGCGTGCGGGCGACGCGGCATCGGGTGATCGCGCCGAAGACAACTCGGTTTTCGATCCCGTTTTTCTATGAACCGCGCGTCGACGCGGAGATCGCGCCCTTGCCACTAAGCGGCGCCGAACCTTTCGAGCCATTTCTTTATGGCGACTATCTCTGGGAGTCGGCGACGAATTTCGTCGAGATGAGCGGCATCAAGAATCTCAGGCAGCCGCGCCGCGCCAAGGCATTGTAGCCGGAACGCGATTGCCGCGAGGCCTGTCGTCAAAGCAAGGATGCGTCAGTGACGCTTTGCCTGGACGAGATAGGCATCGATCTCGGTCTCGCCGAGCCACTTGGCCGCTTCCAGCCGGTGCAGGCCTTCAACCAGGATATGGCGCTTGCCGTCGTGGCGGACCTGGATCGGCGTCTTCATGCCGTTCTCCAATATGTCCTCGGCGAGATGGCGGACAGTCTCGGGGTGTAGTGTCTTCTTGCGCGCGGTGGGCACGTAGATGTCGTCGACCTTGACCTTTTGCACTCTGAGCATGCCTGTCCCCGTGGCGGAAACGCCGCCGTCCCCTGAGATAGTCGGTTTGGTTCGGAGGGCCAAGGGCACGGCTAACGAATGTCGGCCCACTCCCGGCCCGAAGGCCATCGACCAGGTCCGCCGGTTTGCCTGTCGCCGCGCGTTTCGATATGGCGTCTCGTGATCCTCAACGAAGGCCACGGAGCAATCCCATGAGCAAATCCCTCGTCACCTTTGTCGGTGTTGCTCATCCCTGGATGTGCGACGTGATGGGACACATGAATGTGCGCCACTACGCGGCGATGTTCGACGATGCCAGCTTCCAGCTTCTTGGCCACATCGCCGGTAAGGATAGCAGCCAGGCCTCGGCAACGGGATGGGCCGATGTGCGCACCGAAATCGACTACCGGCATGAGACAAAAGCCGGCTCGCTTCTCACCATTCGCTCGCATGTGGTGAAGATCGGCCGGACCTCCGTCACCTTCGAACAGGTCATGTCGGGATCGCTCGACGGCATCGTCCATGCATCGAGTCGGACCACCAGCGTACACTTCGACCTTGCCGCGCGTGCCTCGGTGGCGCTGGACGAACCTATGCGCGGCCGCGCGGCGACCCTCCTCGTCGAATAGGCCCGGGTCGACCGATCAGCCATTGTAGATGCGCTCGTCCAACGGCGTCCCGGCGATCAGAGCCTGTAACCCCGACAGCAGCGCCTTCTCGGCACGATTCATCACCTTGTCGGGATTGGTGAGCAGGAAGATGTCGATCGCCGGCGGCGCGTCGTAGGGCGGCAGCCGCCACAACGTGCCGTCGGCCACGTCGCGTCGCGCCACGTGTAGCGGCAGCGGACCGATACCGAGCCCGGCGACGATCATGCGCCTGACTTCCTCCAGGCTCGAGGAGACACCGACGACATCTGCGTTCAGCCGGGCTTCGCTGCGCAACAGGGCGACCGGCCGCAGCGCGTCCGAAATGTGGTCGGTCTGGAAGGATACAGAGGGCTCGCCGCGCAGATCGGCAAGCTTCAGCCCGGCCTTTCCGTAAAGCCTGTGCTGCGGCCCGCAGAAGAAGCCGAAAAACTCGCGATAGACCATCGCGTAGTCCAACGCCGGGTCGCGCTGGCTGACAAGGCAGATGCCGAAGGAGGCGCGCCGCTCCCGCACCTGCTTGGCCACTTCCGTGCTTGCAGCGACCGAGATGGTGATGCTGGCGCGCGGATAGTTGCGGTGAAATTCCGCCAGCGCACGATCGAACAGCGGCGAGACGACATGACTGGCCGTGGCGATCATCACGTGGCCGGTGACATCGTCGCTGATGCCCCGCATCAAGAGCGGCAGCTGCGATATCGAGCCGAACACCTCGACGCTCTGCTCATAGATCAGCAGCCCGACCTCCGTGAGTTCGAAGCGCGTTGCGTCGCGGTCGACCAGCCGCCTCCCAACCCGATCCTCCAGCCGCCGCAAGGCGTTGCTGACACTGGGTTGCTTGAGGTTGAGGCGCTCGGCGGCGCGGGTGATGCTCTTGACTTCCGCAATGACAACGAACGTACGCAGAAGGTTCCAGTCGAGATCCCAGACCAGACGTTCGGGGCGAGGCAAGGCCATTCCTGATATCTATGCTCCCTATTCCCATTATCTATTTGCGCAATGCTGATGCAAAGGCAATCATTGACGCCAGGAGAGCGCCCCAACGCCTCCCAAGAAAAAGCCTTCGCGCTCCATCCAGAGGACAGGAATTCAGATGAACAGGGTATTTTCCGGCATTGCAGTTGCCGCGCTGCTGCTTGCATCGGCCTTCACCACCGTTTCGGCAAGGGCCGACGACCTCGAGAAGATCAAGGCGGCGGGCGAATTGAAGATTTCCATGAGCGGCCAGTATCCGCCCTTCAACTTCGTCAACGACCAGAACGAAGTCGTCGGCTTCGACGCCGATATCGGCAAGGCCATCGCTGAACGCATCGGCGTCAAGGGCACCATCATCACCACGGCCTGGGACGGCATTATCGCCGGCCTGCTCGCCAACAAATACGACACTGTCGTCGGCTCGATGACGATCACGCCCGAGCGAGAGAAAGTCGTCGATTTCGTCGGCCCCTACTACCATGCCGGCCGCGCGGTTTTCGTGAGTCAGGATTCCAAGGTGCAGAGCCTCGACGACCTCAAGGGCAAGACCCTTGGCGTAACGCTCGGCGAAACGCATGAAAAATGGGCGCGCGAACAGGGCGGCTGGGATATCCGCACCTATAAGGGCCTGCCGGAACTGCTGCTCGAACTGAAGGCCGGCCGCGTCGACGCCATCGTCGTCGACAACATTCCGGTCATGGTGGCCGTCAAGGAAACCGGCGAAAAGGTCCGCAAGCTCGACACGCCCAACATCGAGGGCGGCAGCGTCGCCATCGGCATCGCCATCCGCAAGGACAATCCGGAACTCAAGGCCGCCATGCAGAAGGCGCTGGACGGGATGTTGGCCGACGGCACCTACGAGAAGATCTCCAAGCAGTGGGTCGGCAGCGACATCCGCTGATCCTTGCCGGCTCCAGGCGGTGAAAACCACCTGGAACCGATCGCCACTCCAGCCGGGTCATTCCATGGATTTCGCCTTGATGAGCCGTGTCTTCCCGTTCTTCGTGGAAGCCGCACTGGTGACGCTGGAACTGACAGCGCTGGCCCTGGTTCTCGGGCTGGCCGCGGCAGCACTGGCCGCGGCCGCCAGGATGTCGAGGTCGGCGATCCCGCGCGCCATCGGTACGGCCTATGTCAGCCTGTTTCGCGGCACGCCCTGCCTGATACAGCTCTTCGTGCTCTATTTCGGCGGTCCGCAGATCGGCATCAATCTGGATCCGTTCACGGCCGGGGTCGTCGGGCTTGGCCTCAACATCGGCGCCTATATGGCGGAATCGATCCGTGGCGCGTTAACAGCGGTCGACCGCGGTCAGACGGAAGCTGCCCGCACGATCGGCTTCAGCCGCTTCCAGACCTTGCGCAAGGTCGTGCTGCCGCAGGCCGCCCGGCTGATGATCCGCCCGCTCGGCGTCAACACGGTCGCGCTGTTGAAGGGTTCGGCACTGGTCTCCACCATCTCGGTCGTGGAACTGACCTATACCGCCCAGCGCTTCATCGGCTCGACATACAAGCCGTTCGAGATCTTCGGCGTCGCGGCCCTGCTCTACATGGTCATGGTCTACGCCGTCGCCCGCATCGTCGACATGCTCGACAAGCGCTTCGCCATCGTCTGAGAGGGGAGCACGATGCAAGGTTTGGATTTCACCGTCGTCGCCCCCTACTGGGACCTCTTGCTGACGGGCGCCTGGTGGACGGCGCTGCTTACGGTCTCGGCCGGAGCGCTCAGTTTCGTCTTCGGCATCCTGTTTGCCGTCATCGTGCTCTATGCGCCAGCGATCCTCGCCTACCCCGTTCGCGCCTTCATGTGGCTGTTCATGGGCACGCCACTGCTGCTGCAGCTTTTCCTGATCTATTTCGGCCTTGTGCAGGTCGGCATCGACATCCCCGCGCTGGCCGCCGGAATAGCCGGGCTTGGCCTGCATTTCGCCGTCTACAATGCCGATGTCATCCGTGCCGGCATCGTGGCGGTCGATCCCGGTCAGACGGAAGGCGCGCGCAGCATCGGCTTCGGCAAGTGGCAGGCGCTGCGCTACGTCGTGATACCGCAGGCCATCCGCAACACGGCACCGCCGATCGGAAGCAATTTGATCGCACTGTTGAAAGAATCCTCCATCGTCTCGGTCATCGGCATCGCCGAGCTTGTCCATTCAGCACAACTGGCGATCAGCGAAACTTTCCGCCCGTTCGAGTTCTACATCACGGCCGCCGCGCTCTATTACATCTTGAACCTGGTGCTCGAGGCGGCCTTGCATCGGTTTGAAAGACATGTGGAGGTTTCCCGATGAGCACGCGGCGGCCAATGGTCGAGGTCCACGGCGCGCGCAAATCGTTCGGCGCGGTCGAGGTCCTCAAAGGCATCGACCTGTCAGTGGATCGGGGGCAGATCGTCGCGATTATCGGACCGAGCGGTTCCGGCAAGAGCACGCTGCTGCGCTCCATCAACCATCTTGAGACCTTGAACGGCGGCGAGGTATGGTTGGACGGCGTGCAGGTCAACCAGAGACTGCACGGCCAGGCCTTCGAGCGGCACATCAACAAGGTGCGCCAGCACATGGGCATGGTGTTCCAGCACTTCAACCTGTTCCCGCACCTGACCGTGATCGAGAACATCACCATGGGACCGGTGATCCTGAAGGGCATGACAAAAGATGAAGCCCGGGCCTTGGCGCATGGCCTCCTGTCCAAGGTCGGGCTGGCCGACAAGACCGACGCCTATCCCTCCAGGCTTTCGGGCGGCCAGAAGCAGCGCGTGGCGATTGCGCGTGCGCTGGCCATGCAGCCCAAGGTGATGCTGTTCGACGAGGCAACCTCGGCCCTCGACCCGGAATTGGTCGACGAGGTCAACGCAGTGATGAAACAGCTTGCCGCCGAACACATGACCATGCTCATCGTAACGCACGAGATGCGCTTTGCCGGCGAGGTGGCCGACAGGGTGCTGTTCATGGACGGCGGCGTGGTGGTCGAGGAAGGCCCGCCGGGCGAGATTTTCCGCACGCCCCAGAAGGAGCGCACCCGCACCTTCCTCAAGAAATATCTTTCCGCCTGAGTACGACGATGACCAGTTTGCCCACGGAATTTCCCGATTTTGGACTGACGCCGGAGCAGCGCCGCCACGCGGTTCGCGGCCACTATTACGAGTGGCCGGGCATGGATGGCGAGCGTGGCGAAATCTGGTGCTACAGCGACCGCTTCTCCTATCGTGCCGGCGAAACGGTAACGCTGCATGTCAGTTCCACGGCTCCCTCCTTCGGCATGACCATCGTCCGCGACGGCGGCACCGAGACAAAGGTGTTCGACAAGTCGGGAATCGCGGCGCGCTGGCAGGACAGTCCGGACCAATGCTCGGCGGAGGGCTGTGGCTGGGAAGCATCCTTCGAATTTCGTGTCGGCGGCGACTGGCCGTCCGGCGCCTATCGGATAACGCTGAGTGCCGAGGGCCGAGACGGCAAGCCGATCCACAGCCACCATCTCTTCATTGTCTCTCCCCAGGCCGGCAAGAAGCCCGGCCGTGTGCTGCAAGTGGCGGCGACGGGCACCTGGCTCGCCTACAACACCTGGGGCGGCTCCAACCACTATCAGGGCATCACCGGGCCGGATCGCGACCAGTATTCTCCCATCGTGTCGACGCAGCGGCCCTGGTGCCGTGGCTTCGTCGTGCTGCCGAAGGATGCGCCGCGCGTGCCGCTGGAGGTCGCCGTGCCGCCGAAGACGGTGCCGCGCTATCCGCATATGGAATGGGCGCTCGCCACCGGCCATTCGAAGAAATACGCCTCGTCCGGCTGGGCGAGCTACGACAGCCACTTCTTCCGCTTCGCCGAACAGGCCGGCTATGAGGTTGACCTCGCCAGCCAGCACGATCTGCATTTCTCGCCTGATATTCTCGATGGGTATGACTGCGCCGTCTTCGTTGGCCATGACGAGTACTGGACCTGGGAAATGCGCGATGCGGTCGACAGCTACGTCGAACGCGGCGGCCATGCGGCGCGCTTTGCCGGTAATTTCATGTGGCAGACGAGGCTGGAGGACGAAGGCCGCCGGCAGGTCTGCTACAAATACCGCGCCCGCGCCGAAGACCCGGCCTATCGCGGCGGCGACGTGACCCGCGCCACCAATTCCTGGGAAGCGCCGGAAATCGGCCGGCCGGGTTCAGTGACCTTCGGGCTCAATGCGACGCGCGGCGTCTATGCCGGCTGGGGCGGCTGCGCACCGCGTGGCGTGCGTGGCTTTCCGGTCTACCGGCCGGAACACTGGGCCTTTACCGGCACCGGCATCTATTATGGCGACCTGTTAGGCGCCGACAGCCATGTCTATGGCTACGAGGTCGATGGGCTCGATTTCGAGATCCGCGGCGGCCTGCCCTACCCCACCGCAACGAGCGGCGCGCCAGGCGGCCTGCAGGTTCTCGCTGTCGGCATGGCATCCCAGGTCGAGGAAAGCGCCGACATTCCGATCGAGGACCAGTTCCTCACCGACGAGGATGGCCGCTTCACCGCTGAGACTTTGTTCGGTGAGGCGAGCGACGCCAATCTCGAAAAAGTCAAACGCGGCAACGGCATGATCGTCAATTTCCCGCGCGGCAAGGGCGAGGTGTTCCACGCCGGAAGCTGCGAATGGGTAGCCGGCCTGCTAAGACAAGACCCGATGGTCGAACGCGTCACCCAGAATGTCCTTGATCGCTACCTTGGAAAGTCCTGACATGTCGAAGACCCAGACCGCCGCCCAAGCAACCGAGGCGCGCCGAGAATCGCATCTGTTCTACCTGTCCAGCCTGCGCCGGCCGTTGATCGATCGCGCCGAAGGCATCTATATGTGGACGCAGGACGGCCGCCGTTTCATCGACGGATCGAGCGGGCCGATGGTCGCCAATATCGGCCATTCCAACCGCAACGTTCTGGATGCCATGAAGCGGCAGATGGACCGCGCCACCTTCGCCTATCGCCTGCACTTCGAAAACGAGCCGGCGGAGGAACTGGCGCGCGAGCTCGCGGGCAAACTGCCGGAAGGCATGGACCGCATCTTTTTCGTCTC
It encodes:
- a CDS encoding ABC transporter substrate-binding protein yields the protein MNRVFSGIAVAALLLASAFTTVSARADDLEKIKAAGELKISMSGQYPPFNFVNDQNEVVGFDADIGKAIAERIGVKGTIITTAWDGIIAGLLANKYDTVVGSMTITPEREKVVDFVGPYYHAGRAVFVSQDSKVQSLDDLKGKTLGVTLGETHEKWAREQGGWDIRTYKGLPELLLELKAGRVDAIVVDNIPVMVAVKETGEKVRKLDTPNIEGGSVAIGIAIRKDNPELKAAMQKALDGMLADGTYEKISKQWVGSDIR
- a CDS encoding isopenicillin N synthase family dioxygenase is translated as MTQDIETIGIADLFGPPSPARDRADGHIMAAASGIGFMAVRNFPGDAWLTPDRRARLLRIFALPDTEKQKLLRWNFDSTRKNFYRGWFPLQPAAVSYKEGIDLGPDIADAARVPAADDPLCELTPLPAEGTLPGWRTAAADYYRAVERVGNALMRSIARGLGLPETIFDPYFENGISTLRLIRYPLRDATAGIDTSGPEFSVVHKGEIRTIIGREHADSGFVTLLAQDGVEGLQAKNRAGEWIDVPPANGTLAVNFGQLLERWTGGRVRATRHRVIAPKTTRFSIPFFYEPRVDAEIAPLPLSGAEPFEPFLYGDYLWESATNFVEMSGIKNLRQPRRAKAL
- a CDS encoding ParB N-terminal domain-containing protein yields the protein MLRVQKVKVDDIYVPTARKKTLHPETVRHLAEDILENGMKTPIQVRHDGKRHILVEGLHRLEAAKWLGETEIDAYLVQAKRH
- a CDS encoding acyl-CoA thioesterase translates to MSKSLVTFVGVAHPWMCDVMGHMNVRHYAAMFDDASFQLLGHIAGKDSSQASATGWADVRTEIDYRHETKAGSLLTIRSHVVKIGRTSVTFEQVMSGSLDGIVHASSRTTSVHFDLAARASVALDEPMRGRAATLLVE
- a CDS encoding amino acid ABC transporter permease, which encodes MDFALMSRVFPFFVEAALVTLELTALALVLGLAAAALAAAARMSRSAIPRAIGTAYVSLFRGTPCLIQLFVLYFGGPQIGINLDPFTAGVVGLGLNIGAYMAESIRGALTAVDRGQTEAARTIGFSRFQTLRKVVLPQAARLMIRPLGVNTVALLKGSALVSTISVVELTYTAQRFIGSTYKPFEIFGVAALLYMVMVYAVARIVDMLDKRFAIV
- a CDS encoding N,N-dimethylformamidase beta subunit family domain-containing protein; translation: MTSLPTEFPDFGLTPEQRRHAVRGHYYEWPGMDGERGEIWCYSDRFSYRAGETVTLHVSSTAPSFGMTIVRDGGTETKVFDKSGIAARWQDSPDQCSAEGCGWEASFEFRVGGDWPSGAYRITLSAEGRDGKPIHSHHLFIVSPQAGKKPGRVLQVAATGTWLAYNTWGGSNHYQGITGPDRDQYSPIVSTQRPWCRGFVVLPKDAPRVPLEVAVPPKTVPRYPHMEWALATGHSKKYASSGWASYDSHFFRFAEQAGYEVDLASQHDLHFSPDILDGYDCAVFVGHDEYWTWEMRDAVDSYVERGGHAARFAGNFMWQTRLEDEGRRQVCYKYRARAEDPAYRGGDVTRATNSWEAPEIGRPGSVTFGLNATRGVYAGWGGCAPRGVRGFPVYRPEHWAFTGTGIYYGDLLGADSHVYGYEVDGLDFEIRGGLPYPTATSGAPGGLQVLAVGMASQVEESADIPIEDQFLTDEDGRFTAETLFGEASDANLEKVKRGNGMIVNFPRGKGEVFHAGSCEWVAGLLRQDPMVERVTQNVLDRYLGKS
- a CDS encoding amino acid ABC transporter ATP-binding protein; this encodes MSTRRPMVEVHGARKSFGAVEVLKGIDLSVDRGQIVAIIGPSGSGKSTLLRSINHLETLNGGEVWLDGVQVNQRLHGQAFERHINKVRQHMGMVFQHFNLFPHLTVIENITMGPVILKGMTKDEARALAHGLLSKVGLADKTDAYPSRLSGGQKQRVAIARALAMQPKVMLFDEATSALDPELVDEVNAVMKQLAAEHMTMLIVTHEMRFAGEVADRVLFMDGGVVVEEGPPGEIFRTPQKERTRTFLKKYLSA
- a CDS encoding LysR family transcriptional regulator, which encodes MALPRPERLVWDLDWNLLRTFVVIAEVKSITRAAERLNLKQPSVSNALRRLEDRVGRRLVDRDATRFELTEVGLLIYEQSVEVFGSISQLPLLMRGISDDVTGHVMIATASHVVSPLFDRALAEFHRNYPRASITISVAASTEVAKQVRERRASFGICLVSQRDPALDYAMVYREFFGFFCGPQHRLYGKAGLKLADLRGEPSVSFQTDHISDALRPVALLRSEARLNADVVGVSSSLEEVRRMIVAGLGIGPLPLHVARRDVADGTLWRLPPYDAPPAIDIFLLTNPDKVMNRAEKALLSGLQALIAGTPLDERIYNG
- a CDS encoding amino acid ABC transporter permease gives rise to the protein MQGLDFTVVAPYWDLLLTGAWWTALLTVSAGALSFVFGILFAVIVLYAPAILAYPVRAFMWLFMGTPLLLQLFLIYFGLVQVGIDIPALAAGIAGLGLHFAVYNADVIRAGIVAVDPGQTEGARSIGFGKWQALRYVVIPQAIRNTAPPIGSNLIALLKESSIVSVIGIAELVHSAQLAISETFRPFEFYITAAALYYILNLVLEAALHRFERHVEVSR